One genomic segment of Chloroflexota bacterium includes these proteins:
- a CDS encoding PAS domain S-box protein, translating into MTAGPITLQAEYHKQAEAAVEDSELRYRRLFETTHDAILILDASTKKILEANPFIEDLLGYSQAEFVGKELWQLGLFQDIEESKAAFRELQEQGYIRHERLPLETKDGRKVEVEFVSNVYQMEHRSVIQCNIRDITERSRLERQTHEQAEVLAELDQRKDEFLAMLSHELRNPLSAIFNALHILRLQGTENPTQQKARIIMQRQVGQLAHLIDDLLEVSRVITGRIQLHQERLEMRGIVERA; encoded by the coding sequence ACAAGCAGGCGGAAGCCGCAGTGGAGGATTCCGAACTGCGCTATCGGCGACTCTTTGAGACGACGCACGACGCCATCCTCATTCTCGACGCAAGCACGAAGAAAATTCTCGAAGCCAACCCTTTCATTGAGGACTTGTTGGGCTACTCGCAGGCGGAGTTCGTCGGCAAGGAACTCTGGCAGCTCGGTCTGTTCCAAGATATTGAGGAAAGCAAAGCCGCTTTTCGAGAACTGCAAGAGCAAGGCTATATCCGTCATGAGCGTTTGCCGCTCGAAACCAAAGACGGGCGGAAGGTGGAGGTCGAGTTCGTCAGCAACGTCTATCAGATGGAGCACAGGTCGGTCATTCAATGCAACATTCGGGACATTACCGAACGCAGCCGCTTGGAGCGGCAGACGCACGAGCAGGCGGAAGTGTTGGCAGAACTTGACCAGCGCAAGGACGAATTCCTGGCGATGCTTTCCCATGAGCTACGCAATCCCCTGTCTGCGATCTTCAACGCGCTGCATATCCTTCGCCTCCAAGGCACCGAGAACCCAACCCAACAGAAAGCCAGAATCATTATGCAGCGTCAGGTGGGGCAACTGGCGCATCTCATTGATGATCTGCTGGAAGTCTCCCGCGTCATCACCGGAAGGATTCAACTTCATCAGGAACGCCTGGAGATGAGGGGCATCGTGGAACGTGCTAT